One part of the Cyprinus carpio isolate SPL01 chromosome A25, ASM1834038v1, whole genome shotgun sequence genome encodes these proteins:
- the LOC109062060 gene encoding genetic suppressor element 1-like, with protein MGHSFENTHTHTPARRDVTPVSRRSVTLDCGSASGGGSVEQVLLRVSKRRLHSLHCGSLSALHRCAAAGATPWIYSSSKYVGNALLLLFEGSISSESSHVSSPVANHISPVSTPKRVAMGTSLGPPTGTPPVVTIAPTKTVNGFWRSEGRQADAGLRGSSHERLAPDRPLPGQEKPSLSLPPYLGSAHPFSMTPSALMQDPRLQTHLSRQVPHMLLAGAQDEYVRDGFRPYASAEELRMPLGLPLGLTPGTAADALAYFHSGYLPHPSLASYRMEDYYRLSALRSHYYPLPEGATLPALHPSAVHLPMPSVFYPPDITHQSLSALHSERLQMEEELRQQEREREREKERTREIERERQWEQEVQREKEREREKERELEIKKERGRDIQAVKAVEKRHLSHEPPASQHLISQSYPYTHRQPVKERGKLEERLAANRPDKPKETPLLMPQSGPYSSSGGPSSISTSGPGLSSSVQFGKSHRPMVTPMMLQRQEDDDRWLARQRALKVEKGDRHGQEFQQQDKQQDVSRNAEHRETHRYSTHHHDRGVRDMPQPLGAPPPLITPKTLPRDQHPSSPAPSSFWNPVSLLNSPSDRPLSHIRPYSGHSRPKPPEEDVRPSTMRVSSLLEPGKYLAELEKSTCSFLNQQRAAFSQSGQSADNRPSQGPALERTDPMMVYDQALQQHRRLVSKLDLEEKKRREAREKGYYYELDDSYDESDEEEVRAHLRRVAQQPPLKLDTSTEKTEFLCLFGLTTLSKRDELLQMKRRKRRMMLQERVPSPSAVPSKRKTPSPPHPPLSTRFTPEEMDRTDELDDKKHFLSMFDLSHVRLEERQKNKKIMDLLEAIKQKTVTLDTLRYATDTSTSVSAVSHLNQSVSNVHPEPQNHSHENPLPPQDPPPLAPLHTQGQPNMTSPSRRGPGLQTSAQQSLARPKDQPPGLNGVKLPVWERINSEEFVQHFHQSVLQSTQISQQKQKDGANEQFEPPALPPPALQRAINTLPNGQSNGHSCQISAQRDSPGMRNDFSAEEGVSSDEDEEEESFSPRWKGIESIFEAYEEYMQERSVEQQVLQSECRRLETQHYNLSLTSEQLSQSMRDLLAQKHNLALKRDRMQAELEHIKKCLTLPLLNWHRGYYKRPSLR; from the exons GCTCCATTAGTAGCGAGTCATCACATGTTTCCTCCCCGGTGGCCAATCACATTTCTCCGGTCAGTACGCCTAAGCGGGTTGCCATGGGTACCAGCCTGGGCCCGCCCACGGGCACCCCTCCTGTGGTCACCATCGCCCCGACTAAAACAGTCAATGGCTTCTGGAGGTCTGAAGGACGCCAG gcTGATGCAGGATTAAGAGGGTCCAGCCATGAGCGTTTAGCCCCAGATCGGCCTTTACCGGGCCAGGAGAagccctccctctctctccctccatacCTGGGTTCAGCCCATCCCTTCAGCATGACCCCGAGTGCTCTGATGCAGGACCCGCGTCTGCAGACCCA cttGTCCCGGCAGGTTCCTCATATGCTGCTAGCAGGGGCTCAGGATGAGTATGTTCGCGATGGCTTTCGTCCGTACGCCTCCGCTGAAGAGCTGCGCATGCCTTTAGGGCTCCCTCTAGGGCTCACCCCAGGAACTGCAGCTGATGCTCTGGCGTACTTTCACTCAGGATATTTGCCTCACCCCTCACTCGCTTCATACAG GATGGAGGATTATTACAGACTGTCCGCTCTCCGCTCGCATTACTACCCGCTTCCAGAGGGGGCAACCCTGCCGGCCCTCCACCCGTCTGCTGTGCACCTGCCCATGCCCAGCGTCTTCTACCCTCCTGACATCACACACCAGTCGCTGTCAGCGCTGCACTCCGAGAG GCTGCAGATGGAAGAGGAGCTTCGCCAGCAGGAGAGGGAACGAGAGCGAGAGAAGGAGAGGACGCGTGAAATCGAACGAGAGCGGCAGTGGGAACAGGAggtgcagagagagaaagagcgagagcgagagaaggaaagagagctGGAGATTAAAAAAGAGCGAGGCAGAGACATCCAGGCGGTCAAGGCTGTGGAGAAACGCCACCTGAGCCACGAGCCGCCGGCCAGCCAACACTTGATCTCACAGTCTTATCCGTACACACACCGGCAGCCCGTGAAGGAACGAGGCAAGCTGGAGGAAAGACTCGCTGCTAACAGACCTG ACAAACCCAAAGAAACGCCGCTGCTCATGCCTCAGTCTGGTCCATACTCATCCTCAGGAGGTCCTTCATCCATCTCAACCTCAGGCCCTGGCCTCTCTTCAAGCGTCCAGTTTGGGAAGAGCCACAGGCCCATGGTAACTCCCATGATGCTCCAGCGGCAGGAGGACGACGACAGATGGCTCGCCAGACAGAGAGCGCTGAAGGTGGAGAAAGGGGACAGACACGGCCAGGAGTTTCAACAGCAAGACAAGCAGCAGGATGTCAGTCGAAACGCTGAACACAGAGAGACTCACAG GTACAGCACACACCATCATGACAGGGGTGTCAGAGACATGCCTCAACCTCTGGGGGCGCCGCCACCTCTCATCACCCCCAAAACTCTCCCTCGGGACCAGCACCCCTCTTCTCCTGCTCCCAGCAGCTTCTGGAACCCCGTGTCCCTCCTCAACTCGCCCTCTGACCGCCCTCTGTCCCACATCCGTCCTTACTCAGGCCACAGCAGACCAAAACCTCCTGAGGAGGACGTCAGGCCCTCCACCATGCGGGTCAGCAGCCTCCTGGAGCCTGGCAAATACCTGGCGGAGCTGGAGAAATCCACCTGCAGCTTCCTGAACCAGCAGAGGGCCGCCTTCTCCCAATCGGGACAATCTGCAGACAACAGGCCATCCCAGGGGCCGGCTCTAGAGAGGACAGACCCCATGATGGTGTATGACCAGGCTCTCCAGCAGCACAGGAGACTTGTCAGCAAGCTTGACCTGGAGGAGAAGAAACGGAGGGAAGCCAGAGAGAAAG GTTATTACTATGAATTAGATGACTCCTATGATGAGAGCGATGAGGAGGAAGTTCGAGCTCATCTCAGAAGAGTCGCTCAGCAGCCTCCTCTCAAGCTAGACACATCTACAGAG AAGACAgagtttctgtgtttgtttggacTGACGACTCTCTCTAAGCGGGATGAGCTGCTgcagatgaagaggaggaagaggaggatgatgctGCAGGAGCGAGTCCCTTCACCCTCAGCCGTGCCGAGCAAACGTAAGACTCcgtctcctcctcatcctccgcTCAGCACGCGCTTCACCCCAGAGGAGATGGACCGCACTGATGAACTGGACGACAAGAAACACTTCCTCAGCATGTTCGACCTCAGCCATGTCCGTCTGGAAGAAAGACAaa AGAATAAAAAGATCATGGACTTGCTGGAAGCCATCAAACAAAAGACTGTTACTTTGGACACCCTCAGATACGCCACAGATACGTCCACTTCAGTGTCTG CTGTGTCACAtctcaatcagtcagtcagtaaTGTTCACCCTGAACCCCAAAATCACTCGCATGAAAACCCTCTTCCGCCTCAAGACCCGCCACCACTGGCTCCTCTCCACACTCAAGGCCAACCCAACATGACGTCCCCCAGCAGAAGAGGCCCGGGCCTGCAGACAAGCGCTCAGCAGTCCCTCGCCCGACCCAAGGACCAGCCACCTGGACTGAACGGAGTAAAACTCCCCGTCTGGGAGCGAATAAACTCTGAGGAGTTCGTTCAGCACTTCCATCAGTCCGTGCTGCAGTCCACTCAAATatcccagcagaaacagaaaG ATGGAGCGAATGAGCAGTTTGAGCCCCCTGCGCTTCCACCTCCAGCCCTCCAGAGGGCGATAAACACACTCCCTAATGGACAAAGCAATGGCCACTCCTGCCAAATATCAGCCCAACGTGACTCTCCAGGCATGAGGAATGACTTCTCAGCTGAGGAGGGCGTCAGTtcggatgaagacgaggaagaggAGTCGTTCAGTCCCAGGTGGAAAGGGATCGAGTCGATATTTGAGGCGTACGAGGAGTACATGCAGG agaGAAGTGTAGAGCAGCAGGTTCTCCAGAGCGAGTGTAGACGTCTGGAGACGCAGCATTACAATCTCTCTCTGACATCTGAGCAGCTTTCTCAAAGCATGAGG GACCTGCTGGCACAGAAGCACAATCTGGCACTAAAGAGAGATCGTATGCAGGCCGAACTGGAGCACATCAAGAAATGTTTGACATTGCCGTTATTGAACTGGCACAGAGGATACTACAAGAGACCTTCACTGAGGTGA